One segment of Triticum aestivum cultivar Chinese Spring chromosome 2A, IWGSC CS RefSeq v2.1, whole genome shotgun sequence DNA contains the following:
- the LOC123186045 gene encoding peroxidase 1 has protein sequence MAPRSAALAVVAVAATLLALCGSTEAHTQLGAYNKTCPQAEDIVFKEMTAVLAKSPGLAGSLLRLFSVDCLLGGCEGSILLDSTANNTAEKDSPLNKGLRGYDVVDSIKAKLEAACPGVVSCADVLALAARDSVRITKGPYIPMPTGRQDGNRSSAGDVAPNTPKPGANITDLIALFARFNLTAKDLAVLSGAHTIGKAHCSAFSPRLYNFTANSSASDPTLDANYTATLRGQCKAGDLATLVDLDPGSGATFDLGYYGDVAASRGLLSTDAALLLDGDTRAYVMRQANATAPDEFFVDFAASFVNMSKIGVLSHHKGEIRRQCSAVNPPSASSLAPAAMSAHAVLLASCFVSIVTLALVL, from the exons ATGGCGCCGAGGTCAGCAGCTCTAGCGGTCGTCGCTGTGGCGGCGACGCTCCTTGCCCTGTGTGGCTCGACGGAGGCCCACACGCAGCTCGGGGCGTACAACAAGACGTGCCCGCAGGCGGAGGACATCGTGTTCAAGGAGATGACCGCCGTCCTCGCCAAGTCGCCCGGCCTCGCCGGCTCCCTGCTCAGGCTCTTCTCCGTCGACTGCTTGCTCGGA GGGTGCGAGGGGTCGATTCTTCTCGACTCCACGGCCAACAACACGGCGGAGAAGGACTCGCCGCTCAACAAGGGTCTCCGCGGCTACGACGTCGTCGACTCCATCAAGGCTAAGCTCGAGGCCGCCTGCCCCGgcgtcgtctcctgcgccgacgtccTCGCCCTCGCCGCGCGCGACTCCGTGCGGATC ACCAAGGGGCCGTACATCCCGATGccgacggggcggcaggacgggAACAGGTCGTCCGCCGGCGACGTCGCCCCCAACACCCCCAAGCCGGGCGCCAACATCACCGACCTCATCGCGCTCTTCGCCAGGTTCAACCTCACCGCCAAGGACCTCGCCGTGCTCTCCGGCGCGCACACCATCGGCAAGGCTCACTGCTCCGCCTTCTCCCCTCGCCTCTACAACTTCACCGCCAACAGCAGCGCCTCCGACCCCACGCTTGACGCCAACTACACGGCGACGCTCCGCGGGCAGTGCAAGGCCGGCGACCTCGCTACCCTGGTCGACCTCGACCCTGGCAGCGGCGCCACGTTCGACCTCGGGTACTACGGGGACGTCGCGGCGAGCAGGGGCCTCCTCTCCACCGACGCCGCGCTGCTCCTCGACGGGGACACCAGGGCCTATGTGATGCGCCAGGCCAATGCCACCGCGCCCGACGAGTTCTTCGTCGATTTCGCCGCGTCCTTCGTCAACATGAGCAAGATCGGCGTGCTGTCGCACCACAAGGGCGAGATAAGGAGGCAGTGCTCCGCCGTCAACCCGCCGTCGGCCTCCTCCTTGGCGCCTGCCGCCATGAGCGCGCACGCCGTGCTACTCGCGAGCTGTTTCGTCTCCATCGTTACTCTGGCGCTTGTGCTCTAG
- the LOC123190379 gene encoding putative ABC transporter C family member 15 — MEGGKSQLHSPLLLLLPQRMQEMFLAHTAGLLHDSPNSIISQHMQEWPEIYSPCFWTSTFVYIQLVFITSIMAQFLFKRIRCCRQRLKTATPESNKHSNQEQNNADIKLGLSYQASKVCCLLILATHVLRIFFLQLQGRISGCKYPPFVLGEGIQVLSWILLSLAVFSLQKTKSAKHPLIIRAWLVLSFLQSIISVIFDLRFSLSDHGYMGFAELMDLFTLVICTYLFAISVRGKTGITLINSSITEPLLSPSAGQQTETKRTSLYGKASVLDLVTFSWMTPLFVIGYKKPLDKNDVPDIDERDYADLLSDSFKRILADVEHRHGLSTLSIYRAMFLFIRRKATLNAVFAILCACASYVGPSLINDLVKFLGGERKNGLQKGYLLAVAFLGAKVVETIAERQWIFGAQRLGMRLRAALISHIYQKGLRLSCGARQKHSSGEIINYMSVDIQRITEVMWYTNYIWMLPIQLSLAVYVLHLNLGAGAWAGLAATLAIMTCNIPLTRLQKRLQSEIMAAKDNRMKATTEVLRSMKILKLQAWDTEYLQKLEALRREEHNWLWKSVRLSAVTTFIFWGSPAFISSITFGTCILMGIPLTAGTVLSALATFRMLQDPIFTLPDLLSVFAQGKVSADRVAQYLQEEELKDDAITEVPRSDTDFDVEIDHGAFSWEPETTSPTITDVNLKVKRGMKVAICGVVGSGKSSLLSCILGEMPKLAGTVRVSGSRAYVPQTAWILSGNIRDNILFGNPYDREKYQKVIQACALTKDLELFANGDLTEIGERGINMSGGQKQRIQIARSVYEDADIYLFDDPFSAVDAHTGGQLFKDCLMGMLKDKTILYVTHQVEFLPAADLILVMQNGKIVQKGTFDDLLQQNIGFEAIVGAHSQATESVINAESSSRILSTENQKLADSDDEFERENHIDDQVEGIIKQESAHDVSQGINEKGRLTQDEEREKGGIGKTIYWAYLTAVHGGALAPIIVAAQSFFQIFQVASNYWMAWACPPTSATTPRVGLGLLFFVYIVLSIGSALCVFGRSMLVSLVGLLTAEKFFKNMLHCILRAPMSFFDSTPTGRILNRVSNDQSVLDLKMADSLGWCAFSFIQILGTIGVMSQVAWPVFVIFIPVTAICYVFQRYYIPTARELARLQQIQRAPILHHSAESLTGAASIRAYGRKDRFSKANISLVNNHLQPWFHNVSAVEWLCFRLNMLSNFVFAFSLTLLVSLPEGFINPSIAGLAVTYALNLNGQLSSVTWNICNTENKMISVERIMQYSRIPSEAPLIVDDHRPPNSWPKDGTINIRNLEVRYAEHLPSVLRNISCTIPGRKKVGIVGRTGSGKSTLIQSLFRIVEPRQGTIEIDNVDLSKIGLHDLRGRLSIIPQDPTMFEGTVRGNLDPLNEYSDQHVWETLDKCQLGDIVRQSPKKLDSTVVGNGENWSVGQRQLFCLGRVLLKRSNVLVPDEATASVDSSTDAIIQQTLREEFGDCTVLTVAHRIHTVIDSDLILVFSEGRIIEYDTPSRLLEDKNSEFLRLIKEYSQRSKGF, encoded by the exons ATGGAGGGAGGGAAGAGCCAGCTGCActcgcctcttcttcttcttcttccccagaGGATGCAGGAGATGTTCCTCGCCCACACGGCGGGCTTGCTCCATGATTCGCCGA ATTCCATTATATCGCAACACATGCAAGAATGGCCAGAAATATATTCACCTTGTTTCTGGACGAGCACTTTTGTATATATACAGCTGGTATTTATCACGAGTATCATGGCTCAGTTTCTGTTCAAGCGAATCAGATGCTGCAGGCAGAGATTGAAGACTGCAACTCCTGAAAGCAATAAGCATTCTAATCAGGAACAAAACAATGCAGACATAAAGCTGGGTCTCTCATATCAAGCAAGCAAAGTCTGTTGTCTGCTTATATTAGCCACTCATGTCCTGAGGATATTCTTTTTGCAGTTACAAGGAAGAATAAGTGGTTGCAAGTACCCACCTTTTGTTCTGGGTGAAGGCATACAGGTGCTCTCCTGGATATTATTGTCACTAGCAGTATTCAGTCTACAGAAGACAAAATCTGCAAAGCATCCGCTCATTATTCGGGCATGGTTGGTACTTAGCTTTCTGCAATCAATAATCAGTGTGATATTTGATCTCAGATTCAGCTTATCAGATCATGGATACATGGGGTTTGCGGAATTGATGGACCTGTTCACACTTGTTATCTGCACTTATCTGTTTGCAATTTCTGTCAGAGGAAAAACAGGAATCACCTTAATAAACAGCAGCATAACAGAGCCACTATTGAGTCCATCTGCAGGACAGCAGACAGAAACCAAAAGAACAAGTCTGTATGGCAAAGCAAGCGTTCTGGACCTTGTCACATTCTCCTGGATGACTCCTCTATTTGTTATCGGATATAAGAAACCTCTAGATAAGAATGATGTGCCAGATATTGATGAAAGGGACTATGCGGATTTACTCTCTGATTCATTTAAAAGGATCCTAGCAGATGTTGAACACAGGCATGGTTTAAGTACTTTATCAATCTATAGAGCAATGTTCCTATTTATTAGAAGAAAAGCAACACTCAATGCAGTATTTGCAATTCTGTGTGCATGTGCATCCTATGTTGGACCATCACTGATTAATGACTTGGTGAAATTCCTTGGGGGGGAGAGGAAAAATGGACTGCAAAAAGGTTATCTTCTTGCTGTTGCATTTTTAGGTGCCAAAGTTGTGGAGACAATAGCAGAGAGGCAGTGGATTTTTGGAGCTCAAAGGCTCGGGATGCGGCTACGAGCTGCTTTGATATCTCACATCTACCAAAAGGGGCTCCGGTTATCCTGCGGCGCAAGGCAGAAGCATTCCAGTGGAGAGATCATAAACTACATGAGTGTAGATATACAAAGGATAACCGAAGTTATGTGGTACACAAACTACATTTGGATGTTACCCATACAGCTTTCTCTAGCAGTCTATGTTCTCCATCTAAACCTAGGTGCTGGAGCATGGGCTGGTTTAGCAGCAACACTCGCAATAATGACTTGCAATATTCCTCTGACCAGACTGCAGAAAAGGTTGCAATCAGAGATCATGGCTGCTAAAGACAACAGAATGAAGGCAACAACGGAAGTGCTTAGAAGCATGAAAATACTGAAACTTCAAGCATGGGATACAGAGTACCTTCAAAAGCTAGAAGCTTTACGAAGGGAGGAGCACAATTGGTTGTGGAAATCTGTAAGGTTGTCAGCTGTAACAACATTCATATTTTGGGGGTCCCCTGCATTCATATCCTCCATAACATTCGGTACATGTATATTGATGGGGATTCCTCTAACAGCTGGTACTGTTTTGTCTGCTCTTGCAACGTTCCGGATGCTACAAGATCCAATCTTCACACTCCCTGATTTACTTTCGGTGTTTGCTCAGGGGAAAGTTTCAGCTGATCGAGTAGCACAATACCTCCAGGAAGAAGAATTGAAAGACGACGCAATTACAGAAGTACCAAGGAGTGACACAGACTTTGATGTGGAGATTGATCATGGAGCATTCAGCTGGGAACCTGAGACCACATCTCCAACTATAACAGATGTAAATTTAAAAGTAAAGAGAGGGATGAAAGTAGCAATCTGTGGAGTAGTTGGCTCTGGGAAATCCAGTCTATTATCATGCATACTTGGGGAGATGCCTAAGCTAGCTGGGACTGTGAGGGTCAGTGGGAGCAGAGCATATGTTCCTCAGACTGCCTGGATCCTATCTGGGAACATCAGAGACAACATTCTGTTTGGAAACCCATATGACAGGGAAAAGTACCAAAAGGTAATACAAGCTTGTGCATTGACAAAAGATCTTGAGCTATTTGCAAATGGCGATTTGACGGAGATTGGAGAAAGAGGAATTAACATGAGTGGTGGACAGAAGCAGAGGATTCAGATTGCAaggtcagtgtacgaggatgcagATATATACCTCTTTGATGATCCTTTCAGTGCAGTAGATGCTCACACTGGAGGACAACTTTTCAAG GATTGCCTCATGGGGATGCTTAAAGACAAAACAATATTGTATGTGACACATCAAGTTGAATTTCTTCCAGCCGCAGATCTTATACTA GTGATGCAGAATGGGAAGATTGTGCAGAAAGGAACATTTGATGATCTCCTTCAACAGAACATAGGATTTGAAGCCATAGTCGGAGCCCATAGCCAGGCAACTGAGTCTGTCATAAATGCCGAGAGTTCCAGCAGAATTTTGTCAACAGAGAACCAAAAGTTAGCAGATAGTGATGATGAGTTTGAGAGAGAAAACCACATTGATGATCAAGTTGAGGGTATAATTAAGCAAGAGTCTGCACACGATGTCTCACAAGGTATCAATGAAAAAGGAAGGCTAACACAAGATGAGGAACGAGAAAAGGGAGGGATTGGCAAGACGATCTACTGGGCATACCTGACGGCTGTTCATGGTGGCGCATTAGCACCGATAATAGTAGCAGCACAGTCATTCTTCCAAATATTCCAGGTCGCAAGCAACTATTGGATGGCATGGGCGTGTCCTCCAACGTCTGCAACCACCCCAAGGGTTGGATTAGGCCTTCTTTTCTTCGTATACATAGTGCTATCTATAGGAAGTGCACTATGTGTTTTTGGTCGGTCTATGCTTGTTTCGCTTGTTGGCCTGCTAACAGCGGAGAAGTTCTTCAAGAATATGCTCCATTGCATCCTCCGTGCTCCAATGTCCTTCTTTGATTCCACACCCACTGGCAGGATCCTAAACAGG GTCTCCAATGACCAAAGTGTCTTAGATCTGAAAATGGCAGACAGCCTAGGTTGGTGCGCGTTTTCTTTTATACAAATTCTGGGGACCATTGGCGTTATGTCACAAGTTGCGTGGCCGGTTTTTGTCATCTTTATTCCAGTGACAGCAATCTGTTATGTGTTTCAA CGGTACTACATACCAACAGCAAGAGAGCTGGCTCGTCTGCAACAAATTCAAAGGGCTCCAATACTCCACCATTCTGCGGAATCACTTACAGGAGCGGCAAGTATTAGAGCATATGGACGGAAAGACCGCTTCAGCAAAGCAAACATCAGTCTTGTTAACAACCACTTACAACCATGGTTCCATAACGTCTCGGCTGTGGAGTGGCTTTGCTTCAGGCTAAACATGCTATCTAACTTTGTCTTTGCCTTTTCTTTGACTCTGTTGGTGAGTCTTCCCGAAGGATTTATAAATCCAA GCATTGCGGGACTTGCAGTGACTTATGCGTTGAACCTCAACGGGCAGTTGTCATCTGTAACCTGGAACATTTGCAACACAGAGAATAAAATGATTTCAGTTGAAAGAATAATGCAGTACTCAAGGATCCCTAGTGAGGCTCCTCTAATAGTAGATGATCACCGCCCCCCAAACAGCTGGCCAAAGGATGGTACTATAAATATAAGAAACTTGGAG GTTCGATATGCAGAGCATCTCCCCTCTGTTTTAAGAAATATATCATGTACAATTCCAGGACGGAAGAAGGTGGGGATTGTTGGACGTACTGGCAGTGGAAAGTCAACTTTGATTCAATCGCTTTTCCGGATTGTTGAACCGAGACAAGGGACAATTGAAATTGATAATGTTGATCTCAGCAAAATCGGGTTGCATGATTTACGAGGCAGACTTAGCATCATCCCACAGGATCCAACCATGTTTGAGGGCACAGTGAGAGGAAATCTTGATCCACTAAATGAATATTCTGATCAACATGTATGGGAG ACATTGGACAAATGCCAGCTTGGTGACATAGTTcgtcaaagcccaaagaagctggACTCAACAG TTGTCGGAAATGGGGAAAACTGGAGTGTCGGACAGAGGCAGTTGTTTTGCCTGGGAAGGGTTCTACTGAAGCGAAGCAATGTCCTTGTCCCCGACGAGGCAACTGCTTCAGTTGACTCATCTACGGATGCAATTATCCAGCAAACACTCCGTGAGGAGTTTGGGGACTGCACGGTGCTGACAGTAGCACATAGAATTCACACAGTTATCGACAGTGATCTTATTCTTGTCTTCAGCGAAG GAAGAATTATAGAATACGACACGCCATCAAGATTACTGGAGGacaaaaactctgaatttttgagGCTCATAAAGGAGTACTCACAGAGATCCAAGGGGTTTTGA
- the LOC123186046 gene encoding uncharacterized protein — translation MEETRHLVGVGPAPPGCYEAGARAKKAKDARSEESDDMATKTNYSAAAAASEDSRRLLEPKPMARPFVLPGLADEDEKAKSRRAALGRRRACNWLRLLLRSPPLHPPPDFRPKMSRSEIKALNHETVLQCLELYNSTHPGDEYEPAPGKVTRRGKLDNYGFWTHGNFVARRKRSGCFSFLPAPRTLFFFELIDRGDDDEVLTCIPLDEPVTEAYVFLGIPLGRGTRRNGESDCVCKTCYRRFHVPHAGLTRKCGCEDSKVERVCEMCYLDADVLHPFRGGFRFGHHQGSFVKRYCSYY, via the exons ATGGAGGAGACTCGACACCTCGTCGGAGTCGGACCAGCGCCGCCTGGGTGCTACGAGGCAGGTGCGCGTGCTAAGAAGGCCAAGGACGCGCGGTCTGAGGAATCCGACGACATGGCGACCAAGACCAACTACAGTGCCGCCGCTGCCGCATCGGAGGACTCTCGTCGCCTCCTTGAACCCAAACCAATGGCTAGGCCTTTCGTGCTGCCTGGTCTGGCTGATGAGGATGAGAAAGCAAAGTCAAGGAGGGCGGCGCTTGGCCGCCGCCGCGCGTGCAACTGGCTGCGGCTGCTGCTCCGTTCGCCTCCTCTCCATCCTCCCCCCGACTTCAG GCCTAAGATGTCACGGTCGGAGATTAAAGCTCTGAATCACGAGACTGTGCTGCAATGCCTTGAGCTGTACAACTCCACCCATCCG GGCGATGAGTACGAACCTGCTCCTGGTAAGGTGACCAGACGCGGCAAGCTTGACAATTACGGTTTTTGGACTCATGGTAACTTTGTGGCTCGTCGGAAGCGCTCTGGCTGCTTCTCCTTCCTGCCCGCTCCGCGAACTCTCTTCTTTTTTGAGCTCATTGATAGAGGTGATGACGATGAAGTTCTCACATGCATCCCCCTAG ATGAACCAGTTACTGAAGCCTACGTTTTCCTTGGCATCCCTCTTGGACGGGGCACCCGGCGTAATGGTGAAT CGGACTGTGTTTGCAAGACATGCTACCGTCGATTCCATGTCCCACATGCTGGTCTGACGAGGAAATGTGGATGTGAAGACAGCAAGGTGGAGAGGGTATGTGAAATGTGCTATCTTGACGCCGATGTGCTGCATCCCTTCCGAGGAGGATTCCGTTTTGGCCATCACCAAGGGAGCTTTGTGAAGCGTTACTGCTCCTACTACTGA